A genomic window from Tolypothrix sp. PCC 7910 includes:
- a CDS encoding transposase, whose protein sequence is MPRPKRNLKAGFCYHITVRCNNREFRLTRLECREVFLYAIKKAQEKYGFKLYALCIMSNHSPFGEIKS, encoded by the coding sequence ATGCCTCGCCCAAAACGTAACTTGAAAGCTGGATTTTGCTACCACATCACTGTCCGGTGTAACAATCGGGAATTTCGCTTAACACGCTTGGAATGCCGTGAAGTCTTTCTCTACGCCATTAAGAAGGCACAGGAAAAGTACGGGTTTAAGCTCTATGCTTTGTGCATCATGAGCAATCACAGCCCCTTCGGGGAAATCAAAAGTTAA
- a CDS encoding TniB family NTP-binding protein, with product MTDESLRKWVQNLWGDDPIPEELMPQIERLITPSVVELDHIQRIHDWLDSLRLSKQCGRIVAPPRAGKSVTCDVYKLLNKPQKRTGKRDIVPVLYMQVPGDCSAGELLTLILESLKYDATSGKLTDLRRRVLRLIKESKIEMLIIDEANFLKLNTFSEIARIYDLLKIAIVLVGTDGLDNLIKKEPYIHDRFIECYRLQLVSEKKFAELLQIWEDEVLCLPVPSNLTRKETLMPLYQKTGGKIGLVDRVLRRTAILSLRKGLSNIDKATLDEVLEWFE from the coding sequence ATGACAGACGAATCTTTGCGTAAATGGGTGCAGAATTTATGGGGAGATGACCCAATTCCAGAAGAATTGATGCCGCAAATTGAACGGTTAATTACTCCCAGCGTCGTAGAGCTTGACCATATCCAAAGAATTCATGATTGGTTGGATAGTTTGCGCCTTTCCAAACAATGCGGTCGAATTGTTGCACCACCACGAGCGGGGAAGTCAGTTACTTGTGATGTTTATAAGCTCTTGAATAAGCCGCAAAAAAGAACAGGTAAGCGGGATATTGTACCTGTTTTGTACATGCAAGTTCCGGGAGATTGCTCGGCTGGAGAACTGCTAACGTTAATTTTAGAAAGTTTGAAATATGATGCGACTTCAGGTAAATTGACTGATTTGCGGAGACGAGTACTTCGGCTAATTAAAGAGTCAAAAATCGAAATGTTAATTATTGACGAAGCAAATTTTTTGAAATTAAATACCTTTAGCGAAATTGCTAGAATTTACGATTTATTGAAGATTGCAATTGTGCTGGTAGGAACTGATGGTCTGGACAATCTCATCAAAAAAGAGCCTTATATTCATGACCGTTTCATCGAATGTTATCGTTTGCAATTAGTGTCTGAGAAAAAATTTGCTGAGTTATTACAAATTTGGGAAGATGAAGTTTTGTGTTTACCAGTACCATCAAATTTAACTAGAAAAGAAACTTTAATGCCGTTGTACCAAAAAACAGGTGGCAAGATTGGTTTGGTAGATAGGGTTTTAAGACGAACAGCAATTTTATCTTTGAGAAAAGGATTAAGTAATATTGATAAAGCAACTTTAGATGAGGTTTTGGAGTGGTTTGAGTGA
- a CDS encoding DUF2934 domain-containing protein, producing MPYDILMCPGQNCPIQQDCYRFTAEILGRQDFFGTAPYSLATNSCEYFISNRPDENQIRLKAYQIWQQAGYPDGKSVEHWLQAEKELI from the coding sequence ATGCCTTACGATATCCTTATGTGTCCGGGACAAAATTGTCCAATTCAGCAAGATTGTTACCGCTTTACTGCTGAAATTTTGGGTCGTCAGGATTTTTTCGGAACCGCCCCTTATAGCTTGGCGACTAATTCTTGTGAGTATTTTATCAGTAACCGCCCAGATGAAAATCAAATCCGTTTGAAAGCATATCAAATCTGGCAACAAGCTGGCTACCCAGATGGTAAGTCTGTGGAACATTGGCTTCAGGCTGAAAAGGAATTGATATAG
- a CDS encoding four helix bundle protein, which translates to MSNYIPIPDRAFEFAVRITKLCSYLDKQPGTPRLLAAQLFRAGTSIGANIEESQSAESNRDFISKQSVALKEAKETKYWLRLLIKSEMMTEAQVTSLLDECEQLIKIIAKSIVTTKGKLEK; encoded by the coding sequence ATGAGTAATTATATCCCCATTCCTGATAGGGCATTTGAATTTGCTGTTAGGATAACAAAGCTTTGTTCTTATTTGGATAAACAACCGGGAACGCCAAGATTATTAGCTGCTCAGTTATTTAGAGCAGGTACATCAATTGGCGCAAATATCGAAGAATCTCAGTCTGCTGAAAGTAATAGAGATTTTATCAGCAAGCAATCAGTAGCTCTAAAAGAAGCAAAAGAAACAAAATACTGGTTGAGGCTGTTAATTAAATCAGAAATGATGACTGAGGCACAGGTAACAAGCCTTTTAGATGAGTGTGAACAGTTAATAAAAATTATTGCTAAATCAATCGTAACGACTAAAGGAAAGCTAGAAAAATAA
- a CDS encoding AAA-like domain-containing protein, which yields MNTEATKKILLLAANPIGTSSLRLGEEMREIEEGLKRSKNRERYSIATAHAVRYRDIRRAILEHEPQIIHFSGHGAGKEGLVFEDETGAAKLVDAEALAGLFQLFSAQVECVVLNACYSKVQAEAIAQHIPCVIGMKKAIGDRAAIEFAVGFYDALGAKKSYEFAYNLGCNAIRMAGISEQDIPTLLKTAQIESISAKSQLPQSASSPVSTKAITSQRVFISYRSQQPDAGLAQEFYNQLVAAGHEAFMAAASISWGQNWVERIDEELKRCDYFLLLLSEQSASSDMVAGEVRTARKLQDKLGKPIILPVRINLPFDDPLNYELRSLLQTIQQRQWQSEADTPVILSEILSLLSTGSKPEPVAEEITPTPMVGNRERPPLPVAELELPGGTIQLASRFYVQREPWESRCYEQMEKNAGLIRIKAPRQMGKTSLLARICHHATELGYRTATLDFLETDETIFEDLTVFLKRFCALISRKLGISPRKVSEFWDEELFGPKENCNDYFEQCILTDLTVPLFLGLDELDRLFRYNAVAKEFLTLLRSWNEKAKVNETWAKLRMAIAHSTESYVVMDTNSSPFNVGLAVELPEFNQEQVLDLVARHGLSWRTEETRQLMEMVGGHPYLVRLALYYVAQRDLTLTQLLATAATDAGIYGEHLRRHLWNLQQNPELAAAFQQVVGTNKPVCLPSMAAFKLNGMGLVSLQGNEVVLRHEYLYRPYFQSRLRIRE from the coding sequence ATGAATACTGAAGCAACAAAGAAAATTCTACTGTTAGCTGCCAACCCCATCGGCACTAGCAGTCTGCGTCTGGGTGAAGAAATGCGGGAAATTGAGGAGGGTTTGAAAAGGTCAAAGAACCGAGAACGGTATTCCATCGCCACAGCCCACGCAGTACGCTACCGGGATATCCGCAGGGCGATATTGGAACACGAACCGCAAATCATTCATTTTTCAGGACATGGGGCGGGAAAAGAAGGTTTGGTTTTTGAAGATGAAACGGGAGCAGCGAAATTAGTAGATGCAGAAGCGTTAGCCGGATTGTTTCAACTGTTTTCAGCGCAAGTGGAATGTGTAGTTCTCAATGCGTGTTACTCAAAAGTGCAAGCAGAAGCGATCGCGCAACATATTCCTTGCGTTATTGGGATGAAGAAAGCAATTGGAGATCGGGCAGCAATTGAGTTTGCAGTGGGGTTTTATGATGCGTTAGGGGCGAAAAAATCCTATGAATTTGCCTACAATCTCGGCTGTAATGCGATTAGAATGGCAGGAATATCAGAACAGGATATTCCTACTCTCTTAAAAACTGCTCAGATTGAGTCGATTTCTGCTAAGTCTCAACTACCTCAAAGTGCTTCGTCCCCCGTCTCAACAAAGGCAATAACTAGTCAGCGAGTTTTCATCAGCTATCGCTCTCAACAGCCAGATGCCGGACTAGCACAAGAATTTTACAACCAACTGGTAGCTGCCGGACACGAAGCCTTTATGGCTGCCGCCAGCATTAGCTGGGGGCAAAATTGGGTAGAACGCATTGACGAGGAATTGAAACGCTGTGATTATTTCCTGCTGCTGCTGTCGGAGCAATCAGCAAGCAGTGATATGGTGGCAGGAGAAGTCAGGACGGCAAGGAAGTTGCAGGATAAACTAGGCAAGCCGATCATCTTGCCAGTGAGGATAAATTTACCTTTCGATGACCCGCTAAATTACGAACTGCGAAGTTTATTGCAAACCATTCAACAACGGCAATGGCAATCTGAGGCAGATACACCTGTTATTTTATCGGAAATCCTCTCACTTCTATCAACTGGGTCAAAACCTGAACCTGTTGCCGAAGAAATTACTCCTACGCCAATGGTTGGAAACCGAGAACGCCCACCGTTGCCCGTAGCAGAACTGGAACTCCCAGGCGGGACGATACAACTAGCTTCTCGGTTTTACGTCCAGCGAGAGCCTTGGGAATCGCGCTGCTATGAGCAGATGGAAAAAAACGCCGGACTGATTCGGATTAAAGCCCCTCGACAGATGGGAAAAACTTCCCTTTTAGCCCGGATTTGCCACCATGCGACAGAGCTAGGCTATCGCACGGCTACCTTAGACTTCTTAGAAACTGATGAGACAATTTTTGAAGATTTAACGGTTTTCTTGAAACGGTTTTGTGCGTTAATCAGTCGCAAGCTGGGAATATCCCCCCGAAAAGTGTCCGAATTTTGGGATGAGGAATTATTCGGCCCCAAGGAAAACTGCAATGATTATTTTGAGCAGTGCATATTGACAGATTTGACAGTTCCCTTATTTTTGGGATTAGACGAACTAGATCGGCTCTTTCGCTATAATGCAGTAGCCAAAGAATTTTTAACTCTGTTACGCTCCTGGAATGAAAAGGCGAAAGTAAATGAAACTTGGGCGAAATTGCGGATGGCGATCGCTCATTCCACAGAATCCTATGTGGTGATGGACACTAATTCATCTCCCTTTAATGTGGGGCTGGCAGTAGAGTTACCAGAGTTTAACCAGGAGCAAGTGTTAGATTTAGTAGCGCGGCACGGACTGAGTTGGCGAACGGAGGAAACCAGACAACTGATGGAGATGGTGGGAGGACACCCTTACTTGGTGCGCCTCGCCCTTTATTACGTTGCTCAAAGGGATTTGACGTTAACCCAACTTCTAGCCACAGCTGCGACTGATGCGGGGATTTATGGCGAACACCTGCGGCGGCATTTGTGGAATTTACAGCAAAACCCAGAGTTAGCAGCAGCCTTTCAACAAGTGGTGGGAACAAATAAACCCGTGTGTTTGCCCTCAATGGCGGCTTTTAAATTAAATGGGATGGGTTTAGTCAGCTTGCAGGGGAATGAAGTAGTTCTTCGGCATGAGTACCTGTACCGTCCTTATTTCCAATCGCGCTTGAGGATCAGGGAATGA
- the cobJ gene encoding precorrin-3B C(17)-methyltransferase, translating into MMSKVAPAVVVLGQNSVAVGRKIISVLPGATLYGLAGRTSEVDVSFSNFGETVRELFAQGSPVIGICAAGILIRTLAPMISDKRQEPPVIAVAEDGSAVVPLLGGLSGVNDLARRIAEVFAVKAAITTTGDIRFRTALLSPPAGYHLANPDDAKKFISDLLAGAKVKLEGTAPWLSESQLPIDPNGELTIKISDRLVNPTPDCLVYHPPTIAIAICETSQTHDQVIASVWQLLADAELAPASIAGVFAPIATAAHPAIHAVANALGIPTRFFTPNQLENLLSHGYSPVQAAAIAATSTSAQLIEATAAEIAIAISPQPIDPSTIGQPRGRLAVIGTGPGSPEWMSPQVKEILKSATDLVGYTTYLNLVGSLGEGKRRHDSDNREEISRAELALDLAAEGRYVAVVSSGDPGIYAMATAIFEVLDHHAKPEWDSIDIHVAPGISAMQAAAASIGAPLGHDFCAISLSDILKPWSIIAERIAAAAQADFAIAFYNPVSKERTWQLSAARNILLRYRTADTPVVLARNLGRPGQAVRVITLEELEPEVADMRTMILIGSSKTRKIQRPDGSVCVYTPRRYS; encoded by the coding sequence ATGATGTCGAAGGTTGCACCTGCTGTTGTGGTGTTGGGTCAAAATAGTGTGGCAGTAGGAAGGAAAATCATCAGTGTTTTGCCAGGGGCGACGCTATACGGTTTGGCGGGGCGCACTAGTGAGGTGGATGTTAGTTTTAGTAATTTTGGTGAGACGGTACGAGAGTTATTTGCCCAAGGAAGCCCGGTAATTGGAATTTGTGCTGCGGGAATTTTGATTAGAACTCTAGCGCCGATGATTTCCGATAAGCGCCAGGAACCGCCAGTAATAGCTGTGGCTGAGGATGGTAGTGCTGTTGTGCCGCTTTTGGGTGGGTTGAGTGGGGTAAATGATTTAGCACGGCGCATTGCTGAGGTTTTTGCTGTCAAAGCTGCAATTACGACTACTGGCGACATCCGTTTTCGCACAGCGCTGTTGTCTCCTCCGGCTGGTTATCATTTGGCTAACCCTGATGATGCGAAGAAATTTATTTCGGATTTGCTAGCTGGGGCAAAAGTGAAGTTAGAAGGAACAGCGCCTTGGTTGAGTGAGAGTCAATTACCCATTGATCCCAACGGAGAATTAACTATAAAAATTAGCGATCGCTTGGTCAATCCTACACCCGATTGTCTTGTCTACCATCCACCCACAATTGCGATCGCTATCTGTGAAACTTCTCAAACTCACGATCAGGTAATAGCTTCAGTATGGCAACTACTTGCTGATGCAGAACTTGCACCTGCATCAATAGCTGGTGTATTTGCACCCATCGCCACGGCCGCCCATCCGGCAATTCATGCTGTTGCTAACGCCTTGGGAATACCTACACGTTTTTTTACCCCAAATCAATTAGAAAATCTGTTATCACATGGTTATAGCCCGGTACAAGCCGCAGCCATAGCCGCTACAAGTACGTCAGCACAACTAATTGAGGCCACAGCAGCAGAAATTGCGATCGCTATTTCCCCTCAACCCATCGACCCCAGCACTATCGGTCAACCACGTGGGCGATTAGCTGTAATTGGTACGGGGCCGGGAAGTCCAGAGTGGATGTCTCCACAGGTGAAAGAAATCCTCAAATCGGCTACTGATTTGGTAGGTTACACAACTTATTTAAATTTGGTCGGTTCTCTCGGTGAAGGGAAGCGAAGACATGATTCTGATAATCGCGAAGAAATCTCACGGGCGGAACTGGCGCTAGATTTAGCAGCCGAAGGGCGATATGTAGCTGTGGTATCTTCTGGCGATCCAGGGATATATGCAATGGCGACGGCAATTTTTGAGGTACTCGATCACCACGCTAAACCGGAATGGGACAGTATCGATATTCATGTAGCACCAGGAATATCCGCCATGCAAGCTGCAGCCGCGAGTATTGGCGCACCTTTGGGGCATGATTTTTGTGCGATTTCCCTTTCCGATATTTTAAAGCCTTGGTCAATTATTGCAGAACGCATTGCCGCAGCTGCTCAAGCTGATTTTGCGATCGCCTTTTATAATCCTGTGTCGAAAGAGCGTACTTGGCAATTGTCCGCAGCGAGAAATATTCTACTGCGTTACCGAACAGCTGATACCCCAGTAGTATTAGCACGTAATCTCGGCCGACCTGGGCAAGCTGTGCGGGTAATTACTTTGGAGGAGTTAGAGCCAGAAGTAGCAGATATGCGAACTATGATTTTGATTGGTTCTAGCAAGACACGGAAGATTCAGCGCCCTGATGGTAGTGTCTGCGTTTACACTCCACGTCGATACAGTTAA
- a CDS encoding helix-turn-helix transcriptional regulator, with amino-acid sequence MPRLTPERLNGICKALNCQPGELLEYEPDDSDRNEVSLVD; translated from the coding sequence ATGCCTCGATTAACCCCAGAAAGGTTAAACGGTATTTGCAAGGCATTGAATTGTCAACCAGGTGAGCTTTTGGAATATGAACCGGATGACAGCGATCGCAACGAAGTTTCTCTTGTTGATTGA
- a CDS encoding TniQ family protein: MESTTTENKFFDIELLEGESLSHFLGRFRRQNYLTATQLGKITGLGAVIGRWEKFYFNPFPTPQELEKLADVVGVEVERLREMLPPKGVTIKPRPIRLCAACYAESHHHRIGWQFKDVMVCDRHNLGLLTKCINCQTPFPIPSDWIQGECHHCFLPFANMAKRQKRY, translated from the coding sequence ATGGAGAGTACCACGACTGAAAATAAATTTTTCGATATTGAACTTTTGGAAGGTGAAAGTTTAAGCCATTTTTTAGGGCGGTTTCGTCGGCAAAATTATTTAACTGCAACTCAACTCGGTAAGATAACTGGTTTGGGTGCGGTTATTGGTAGATGGGAGAAGTTTTACTTCAATCCTTTCCCAACACCGCAGGAGTTAGAAAAGTTAGCGGATGTAGTTGGTGTCGAAGTTGAAAGACTTAGGGAAATGCTACCACCAAAGGGTGTGACGATCAAGCCCCGACCAATTCGGCTGTGTGCTGCTTGTTACGCAGAATCTCACCATCATCGCATTGGATGGCAGTTTAAGGATGTGATGGTGTGCGATCGCCATAATTTGGGTTTGCTAACAAAATGTATTAACTGTCAGACTCCCTTTCCAATTCCCTCTGATTGGATACAAGGGGAATGCCATCACTGTTTTCTGCCTTTTGCAAACATGGCAAAGCGTCAGAAGCGTTATTGA
- a CDS encoding AAA-like domain-containing protein — translation MKGSANGSYRYQVGGALGQDVPSYVTRVADRQFYEALQAQEFCYVLNSRQMGKSSLMVRTLARLKSEGWAGIVLDFSAKDSQVEQAERWYNGIINQLSRDFGLLGNTRSWLKERDFLSPVERLEEFIETVLLPGMNERIVIFIDEIDSTLNLPFTDDFFALIRACYNKRADNPDYKRLTFALLGVAAPAELISDKKRTPFNIGQAIDLKGFGFEEAQPLLKGLETKADNPQAVLAEILKWTGGQPFLSQRLCQLVVDNTEFISAGKEAESIGKLAHNCLIDNWESQDEQEHLKTIRNRLLSNEQKAAYLLELYRQIHQSGKLKFQNTTEERDLQLSGLVVKRDGHLTVYNPIYEQVFNEQWIDTELGKLRPYAENFRAWVASGGKDESRLLRGQALQDAKQWSLNQNLTYQDQQFLAASEGKEIQEKNAAAGKEAQLQREIKDREAAEERNQLLSDANKKAQRRISIGVVVLVVAVVGAATVGGLAKQKVDNANEQVKAANFQVDAANKRVQTANSQANAANERVKTANSQVDAANKRVQTADAQVGNANKSLKQAQIKIREAQTKEQEANNNAARAIKQEQQARKEVEDAKKNVKETESREKEILAKLTVKENELQQTSTKNEETKAEIANVRQLVALAGQLRNQSSSDSDEALRLAALSFNIDNHELKQSLLLAVKSQVYQQLKDGNNANNDIQGSQSNLSKTDKKFLYSRQGLQVQVLVQKTQGNLLAQNKKTQEAIESYSKAFNILKNHPNDTDFTKDNQLLTGENIESVYRSLRELNPQDKEVETQLTKHLYAQLEYYLNPQIKNWQTADIKTYQLMLNLAKREKVGYLDYEQINSFSCLDLQNIDKLWVNADKRFGFSVQKEIWIKTGNRLGIKPGDWTDKDYDNYLQFARAVGWYDDKLEGTTSRSRSGFVSDDLLIKRIKEDSLYGRGGLPRKALGILSYNKVLWMYGEWGVSRASLRLVKCNI, via the coding sequence ATGAAGGGCTCAGCCAACGGCAGCTATCGCTATCAAGTGGGAGGAGCCTTGGGTCAAGACGTTCCCTCTTACGTCACAAGGGTAGCAGATCGGCAGTTCTATGAAGCTCTGCAAGCGCAAGAATTCTGTTATGTTCTCAACTCCCGCCAAATGGGAAAATCTAGCTTGATGGTGCGTACTTTGGCTCGGCTCAAGTCAGAAGGCTGGGCAGGAATCGTCTTGGATTTTTCCGCGAAAGACAGTCAAGTTGAGCAGGCAGAACGCTGGTACAACGGTATCATTAATCAACTCAGCCGTGATTTTGGTTTACTCGGTAATACCCGTAGTTGGCTCAAGGAAAGGGATTTTCTCTCGCCAGTGGAACGCTTAGAAGAGTTTATCGAAACGGTGCTGCTGCCGGGAATGAATGAGCGTATTGTTATTTTTATTGATGAAATCGACAGTACTCTTAACCTGCCTTTTACCGACGACTTTTTTGCTTTGATTCGTGCTTGTTACAATAAACGAGCCGACAATCCAGATTACAAACGGCTGACGTTTGCGCTGTTAGGCGTGGCGGCTCCTGCTGAGTTGATTAGCGACAAGAAACGAACTCCATTTAATATCGGTCAGGCGATCGACCTTAAAGGCTTTGGGTTTGAGGAAGCGCAACCTTTGCTAAAGGGGTTGGAAACAAAAGCCGACAATCCCCAGGCAGTCTTAGCAGAAATCCTCAAGTGGACAGGAGGGCAGCCTTTTCTCTCTCAAAGGTTATGTCAGTTGGTTGTAGATAACACAGAGTTCATCTCGGCAGGAAAGGAAGCTGAGTCTATTGGCAAGTTGGCGCATAATTGCTTGATTGACAACTGGGAATCTCAGGACGAACAGGAGCATTTGAAGACCATTAGAAATCGCCTGTTGAGTAACGAACAAAAGGCTGCATACTTGCTGGAGTTGTATCGGCAAATTCATCAATCTGGAAAACTTAAGTTCCAGAATACTACCGAAGAAAGGGACTTGCAACTATCCGGGTTAGTAGTCAAACGAGATGGCCACTTAACCGTTTACAATCCCATCTACGAACAAGTTTTTAACGAGCAGTGGATTGATACTGAATTAGGCAAATTACGTCCTTATGCAGAAAACTTTCGGGCTTGGGTTGCTTCTGGAGGCAAGGATGAATCACGGCTGTTGCGTGGTCAGGCTTTGCAGGATGCAAAACAATGGAGTTTAAATCAGAATTTGACCTATCAAGATCAGCAGTTTTTAGCTGCCAGTGAAGGGAAGGAAATTCAAGAGAAAAATGCAGCAGCAGGCAAAGAAGCACAGCTACAAAGAGAAATAAAAGACAGGGAAGCAGCCGAAGAGAGAAATCAATTGCTCAGTGACGCTAATAAGAAAGCTCAACGGCGAATTAGCATTGGGGTTGTTGTTTTGGTTGTTGCAGTTGTGGGAGCGGCAACTGTAGGTGGATTAGCTAAACAAAAGGTTGATAATGCTAATGAACAAGTTAAGGCTGCTAACTTTCAGGTTGATGCAGCTAATAAACGAGTTCAAACGGCTAATTCTCAGGCTAATGCAGCTAATGAGCGAGTTAAGACTGCTAACTCTCAGGTTGACGCAGCTAATAAACGAGTTCAAACGGCTGATGCTCAGGTTGGTAATGCGAATAAAAGTTTAAAACAAGCTCAGATAAAAATTAGAGAAGCACAAACAAAAGAACAAGAAGCCAATAATAATGCTGCACGAGCAATAAAGCAAGAACAACAAGCAAGAAAAGAGGTAGAAGACGCTAAGAAAAATGTTAAAGAGACTGAGAGTAGAGAAAAAGAAATTTTAGCAAAGCTTACAGTTAAAGAAAACGAACTTCAACAAACAAGCACAAAAAATGAAGAAACAAAAGCAGAAATTGCAAACGTTCGCCAACTTGTAGCTCTAGCTGGACAATTGCGTAACCAAAGTTCATCAGATTCAGATGAAGCTTTAAGGCTGGCAGCACTATCATTTAATATTGATAACCATGAACTCAAACAATCACTATTACTAGCTGTTAAATCACAAGTCTACCAACAACTCAAAGACGGGAATAATGCTAACAATGATATTCAAGGAAGCCAGTCAAATTTATCTAAGACAGACAAGAAGTTTTTATATTCACGTCAAGGCTTACAAGTTCAAGTATTAGTCCAGAAAACTCAAGGTAATTTACTAGCCCAGAATAAAAAAACTCAGGAAGCTATAGAATCTTATAGTAAAGCTTTTAACATCTTAAAAAATCATCCTAATGACACTGATTTTACCAAAGACAATCAGTTGCTCACAGGCGAGAATATTGAATCAGTTTACCGGAGTTTAAGGGAGTTAAACCCTCAAGATAAAGAAGTTGAAACACAATTGACAAAACATTTATATGCTCAACTTGAATACTATTTAAATCCTCAAATAAAAAATTGGCAAACTGCTGATATTAAAACATACCAACTCATGCTCAATCTTGCAAAAAGGGAAAAAGTAGGATATTTAGATTATGAGCAGATTAATAGTTTCTCTTGTCTAGACCTGCAAAACATAGATAAGCTTTGGGTCAATGCAGACAAACGTTTTGGCTTTAGTGTGCAGAAGGAAATATGGATTAAGACTGGGAATAGACTAGGTATAAAACCAGGAGACTGGACTGACAAAGATTATGATAATTATTTACAATTTGCCAGGGCAGTTGGATGGTATGATGACAAACTAGAGGGCACTACAAGTCGCTCCAGAAGTGGTTTCGTGAGCGATGACTTGCTAATAAAGCGTATAAAAGAAGACTCTCTGTACGGTAGGGGAGGACTACCACGTAAAGCGTTAGGTATTTTGAGTTATAACAAGGTTTTATGGATGTATGGGGAGTGGGGGGTCTCGCGCGCGTCGTTGCGACTTGTAAAGTGTAACATCTAA
- a CDS encoding Mu transposase C-terminal domain-containing protein — MGDRPSEGGIEERSFGTINTDFLSGFYGYLGSNIQQRPENAEEEACITLRDLQLRIVRYIVDNYNQRLDARSGQTRFQRWEAGLPALPSLIDERQLDICLMKKTRRSIYKGGYVSFENITYRGEYLAAYAGEGVILRFDPRDISTVFVYRQDLGKEVLLSQAHAIDLETEQISLEEAKAASRKIRDAGKQISNKSILAEVRDRDTFIKQKKKSQKERKKQEQAQVHSVYKPPQIHEPVEQTQETPQLQKRRPRVYDYEQLRRDYDD; from the coding sequence TTGGGCGATCGCCCCAGTGAAGGTGGCATTGAAGAACGCAGTTTCGGTACTATCAACACAGATTTTTTATCTGGGTTTTATGGCTATTTAGGTTCCAATATTCAGCAACGTCCAGAGAATGCCGAAGAAGAAGCTTGTATTACGCTGCGAGACTTACAACTACGAATTGTTCGCTACATCGTTGATAACTACAATCAGCGACTTGATGCTCGTAGCGGACAAACAAGGTTTCAACGCTGGGAAGCGGGTTTACCTGCACTACCAAGTTTAATTGACGAGCGACAATTAGATATTTGTTTGATGAAAAAGACACGCCGCAGTATCTACAAAGGTGGGTATGTGAGTTTTGAAAACATTACCTATCGAGGGGAATACTTAGCAGCTTATGCGGGTGAGGGTGTAATACTGCGATTTGATCCTAGAGATATATCAACAGTTTTTGTATATCGTCAAGATTTGGGTAAAGAAGTGTTGTTGTCTCAGGCACATGCGATTGACTTAGAAACCGAGCAAATTTCCTTGGAAGAAGCGAAAGCAGCAAGTCGAAAAATTCGTGATGCTGGTAAGCAAATAAGTAATAAATCTATTTTGGCAGAGGTGCGGGATAGGGACACTTTTATCAAGCAGAAGAAAAAGAGTCAAAAAGAGCGTAAAAAGCAAGAACAAGCTCAAGTGCATTCTGTATACAAGCCTCCTCAAATTCACGAACCAGTTGAACAGACACAAGAAACACCTCAGCTACAAAAACGACGACCTAGAGTATATGACTATGAACAACTTCGTCGAGATTATGACGATTAG